Within the Sporohalobacter salinus genome, the region ATTAAATTTAGAGTTATCTTCTTCAGAAGAGGCGGCTTTAACCCATTCTGCTAAAGTTTTGCAGGAATCAATTGAACAGATAGAGATATGAAAGATCAAAAGTTGGTTTTAGATCTTTTCTTGACATATTTTAGTCTATTGAATATAATAAAATGAAAATCATTTTTGATTTGTTAATTAATTTGATATTTATTGGCGAAATTTTTATAAAATGATTGAGAATAATTCTTAAAAGAATAAAGAAAGTTTTTTTAATATCAAATGATAATACTTCTCAATCAAATTAGAAAATTAAAGTATTTATGAGAATATTTAAAATGGTTGGTTAAATTAAGAGATATAAAATTACTTATGATTGTAATTGTGAAAAACGCAGTGAAATTTGAATATGTAAATATGATTTTATGTTAGAAGGAATTGAGGTTTATTTTATAAGTAAGAGGTGGGATGTATAATGATTTCTAAAAATTTAAATATACATGATGTAATTGAAATTTTAATAACTACTTTGAATGTCAGAGATAATTATACCTTTCAACATTCTTGGAGAGTAGCTGAATTAGCTACAATGATTGCTCAAGAGATGAATTTAACTAATGAAGTAGTTGAACGAGTTCATCAGGCAGCTCATTTACATGATATCGGTAAAATTGGTGTTTCAGATAATATATTAAATAAACCTGGGAAATTAACTGAAGATGAGGTAAAAGAAATGCAAAAGCATCCAACTATTGGCTATAATATATTGAAAAAAGTGTCAATGTTTAAATCGATATCTACTATTGTTCTGTATCATCATGAACGATATGATGGATTAGGTTATCCTGAAGGATTAAAGGGGGAAGAAATTCCACTTGAATCTAGAATAATTACAGTAGCAGATGCTTTTGATGCTATAACATCTAATAGGAGTTATCGTCAAGCTCAAAGTTATGATTATGCATATGATGAGATAAATGATCATGTTAATGAACAATTTTGTCCTGTGGTAGTAAAATATTTTAATAAAGTTTTTGATTTAATATCTAGTTTTTTAGAAAAAAATGAAATAGAGATAAAAGATAATTCTATCTCTAATTATAGAATAGAAAATATTAATCATAATGAGTTAATCCATTCAAAAAAGGTTGGAAATAATAATTAAATTATAAATTTGTAATTTTTGGTATTTAAAATGTTATAAACTGCAGTTTTCTTAAGTAATATTTTTTGATATAATAAGGTTTAGTATTTATTGTTTGAAGGGAGGAATTGAGTTGAGCCAGGAATCAAAGATAGGGAATTCATATAGTGAACACAGTGATGAGTTGATTACTAGATTAAAAAGAATAGAAGGACAGGTACGAGGGATTCAACGAATGATTGATGAAGAGAAGTATTGTGTGGATGTTTTAACCCAGATTGCTGCTGTTAAAGCTGCTTTAAATAAAGTAGGAATGACAGTTTTACGGAATCATACCCATGGTTGTGTAAAACAGGCAGTAGCTGAAAGTGAAAATGGAGAGGAAATCATTGATGAGTTAATGGATGTTATTTCTAAATTTGCTAACTAAAAATTAAGGAGGGGAGGTTTTATGCGGGAATATGCAAAGGTAATTGAAGTTAATGATAATTTGGCTACTGTTAGGATTCAGCGTCATGGTAGCTGTGATAAATGTGGAAAGTGTGGAGAATCTAATGATATAGAGGTAGAGGCTAAGAATTCTATTGGAGCTAAAGAAGGAGATTTAGTAACTATTGAATTAAGAGATAGTAATGTATTAGGAGCTGCTTTAGTAGTTTATCTTTTGCCTTTGATTAATTTATTTATTGGTTATTTTATAGGGCAGTGGTTTAGTGGAAATTATGGATTTGGAAATAGTGATCTAATAGGGGCTTTATCTGGAATTTCATTTTTAATTATATCTTTATTTTTTGCTCGTAAATATGGGGAGATTAATAATTCTAAAGGAAAGTATCAACCTGAAATTAAAAGAACTGTTGATCCTACATCGGAAAACTTAACTTAAATTATTGATCTTTGGTTAAAAATAAAATATAATTATAATGAAGAAGAGTAAGTTATTAAAAATATGTTATTATTAGTATCTCACATAATGTATCCTAATAAATTGGGACTTTTTAGTCCGGATTTAGAGGGATTAGAGATAGTAGTTTAATATTCTAAGTGAGAGGAGAGATCTAATCACTCGGAGGAAGGAGGTATAGATGATTATGGCTTATCCTTGGGGGATAAGTCTTTTTATTTTAAATTAAAAAAATCACAAAGGGGTGAGTTAAAGTGGCTACTAAAGATTTTATTGATGATGAAAAATTAGAGGAAATTTTAAATGATGCAGAACCAACAGAGGCTGAAATTGAAAGGATTATTGAAAAGTCATTGAATAAACAGAGATTAAGTTTAGAAGAGACAGCAACTTTATTACAGGCTGAAAAGCCGGAATGGATTGAGAAAATATATGATGGCGCAAGAAAAATAAAGGAAAAGATTTATGGTGATCGTGTAGTATTATTTGCTCCTTTATATATTGGGAATAAATGTATTAATGATTGTACCTATTGTGGTTTTAAAAAATCTAATGAAGATGCTGAACGTCATACTCTAAGTGAAAAAGAAATTAGACAACAGATTAAAGCTATGGAAAGCCAAGGTCAAAAAAGATCGATTTTAGTTTATGGTTCTCATCCAGATTATGATGCTGATTTTATGGCTGATACAGTTAAGACTGTTTATGATACTACAGAAGATAATGGGGAGATTAGACGAGTTAATATTAATGCTAAACCGTTAGACGTAGAAGGGTATAAGAAATTAAAAGAAGTAGGAATTGGAACTTATCAAATTTTTCAAGAAACATATCATCACGAAACTTATCAAAAAGTACATCCTAGTGGGCCTAAATCAGATTTTGAATGGCGTTTAACAGGCTTAGACCGGGCGATGGAAGCTGGCATTGATGATTTAGGAATTGGAGTTTTATTTGGGTTATACGATTGGAAGTATGAAGTTTTAGGTCTATTAGAGCATGCAATTCATTTCGAAGATAAATTTGGTGTTGGACCTCATACAGTTTCTTTTCCTCGCATTAAAGATGCAAGTAATATTGACATTAGTGATGAATATGAAGTTGATGATGAAGAGTTTAAACGTTTAGTAGCTATTTTGAGATTAGCTATACCATATACTGGTATGATTTTGACAGCACGTGAAGATGCAGAATTGAGAGATGAAGTAATGCAGTTTGGAATTTCTCAAATTGATGCGGGAACAAGAATTGAGATGGAAGGTTATACACATGCAGATGAAGAACAAGAATTAGATAAGGAACAATTTGAAATTGGAGATACCCGTTCTTTAGAGGAAGTTATGTATGAGTTAGTAAGAGATGGCTACGTGCCTTCATTTTGTACTGCTTGTTATCGTTTAGGAAGAACAGGAGAACATTTTATGGAGTTTGCTAAACCAGGATTTATTAAGCGCTATTGTACTCCTAATGCTCTCTTAACTTTTAAGGAGTATTTAGAGGATTACGCTTCTCAGCGAATTAAGGATGAGGGTAAAAAATTAATTCAACAACAAATTGCTAATATTGAAAATGAAGATATTAAAACAGAATTAATTGAGAAATTGGAGCGAGTAAAAGATGGCGAACGAGACTTATATTTTTAAAGAACAAGCCGAGGAAATAATAGACGAAAAAGAGATGAAAATTTGGTTAACAAAGAAGCAAGGTAAACGGATAGAATATCTATTTAAGT harbors:
- a CDS encoding HD-GYP domain-containing protein, whose product is MISKNLNIHDVIEILITTLNVRDNYTFQHSWRVAELATMIAQEMNLTNEVVERVHQAAHLHDIGKIGVSDNILNKPGKLTEDEVKEMQKHPTIGYNILKKVSMFKSISTIVLYHHERYDGLGYPEGLKGEEIPLESRIITVADAFDAITSNRSYRQAQSYDYAYDEINDHVNEQFCPVVVKYFNKVFDLISSFLEKNEIEIKDNSISNYRIENINHNELIHSKKVGNNN
- a CDS encoding metal-sensitive transcriptional regulator; this encodes MELSQESKIGNSYSEHSDELITRLKRIEGQVRGIQRMIDEEKYCVDVLTQIAAVKAALNKVGMTVLRNHTHGCVKQAVAESENGEEIIDELMDVISKFAN
- a CDS encoding SoxR reducing system RseC family protein; amino-acid sequence: MREYAKVIEVNDNLATVRIQRHGSCDKCGKCGESNDIEVEAKNSIGAKEGDLVTIELRDSNVLGAALVVYLLPLINLFIGYFIGQWFSGNYGFGNSDLIGALSGISFLIISLFFARKYGEINNSKGKYQPEIKRTVDPTSENLT
- the hydG gene encoding [FeFe] hydrogenase H-cluster radical SAM maturase HydG, whose amino-acid sequence is MATKDFIDDEKLEEILNDAEPTEAEIERIIEKSLNKQRLSLEETATLLQAEKPEWIEKIYDGARKIKEKIYGDRVVLFAPLYIGNKCINDCTYCGFKKSNEDAERHTLSEKEIRQQIKAMESQGQKRSILVYGSHPDYDADFMADTVKTVYDTTEDNGEIRRVNINAKPLDVEGYKKLKEVGIGTYQIFQETYHHETYQKVHPSGPKSDFEWRLTGLDRAMEAGIDDLGIGVLFGLYDWKYEVLGLLEHAIHFEDKFGVGPHTVSFPRIKDASNIDISDEYEVDDEEFKRLVAILRLAIPYTGMILTAREDAELRDEVMQFGISQIDAGTRIEMEGYTHADEEQELDKEQFEIGDTRSLEEVMYELVRDGYVPSFCTACYRLGRTGEHFMEFAKPGFIKRYCTPNALLTFKEYLEDYASQRIKDEGKKLIQQQIANIENEDIKTELIEKLERVKDGERDLYF